The following are encoded in a window of Urocitellus parryii isolate mUroPar1 chromosome 7, mUroPar1.hap1, whole genome shotgun sequence genomic DNA:
- the Ppp1r16a gene encoding protein phosphatase 1 regulatory subunit 16A → MAEHLELLAEMPMVGKMSTQERLKHAQKRRAQQVKIWAQAEKEAQAKKGSGKQLQKEAAGREPPKQVVFPPSVVLLEAAARNDLEEVRQLLRSGVSPDLANEDGLTALHQCCIDDFREMVQQLLEAGADVNARDSECWTPLHAAATCGHLHLVELLIARGADLLAVNTDGNMPYDLCEDEQTLDCLETAMANRGITQDSIEEARAVPELLMLNDLQSLLHVGADLNDPLDHGATLLHLAAASGFSEAATLLLEHGASLSAKDLDGWEPLHAAAYWGQVHLVELLVANGADLNGKSLMDETPLDVCGDEEVRAKLLELKQKQDALLRAQGRQRSLLRRRTSSAGSRGKVVRRVSLTQRTDLYRKEHAQEAIVWQQPPPPSPEPLEEDEDHQTDAELWLPPPEEDDPEGARSHNGRVGGPPGRHLYSKRLDRSVSYQLSPVASTTPDTLVRDKAHHTLAELKRQRAAAKLLRPQPEGPEGPEGPEGPESGLSADPVSSQPDCGFRAGGDPPLLKLTAPSEEAPMEKRPCCLLM, encoded by the exons ATGGCTGAGCACCTGGAACTGCTGGCAGAGATGCCCATGGTGGGCAAGATGAGCACCCAGGAGCGGCTGAAGCATGCCCAGAAGCGGCGTGCCCAGCAGGTGAAGATATGGGCCCAGGCTGAGAAGGAGGCCCAGGCCAAAAAAGGCAGTGGGAAGCAGCTGCAGAAGGAGGCAGCTGGCCGAGAGCCCCCGAAGCAAGTTGTCTTCCCTCCCAGTGTTGTCCTCCTGGAAGCCGCTGCCCGAAATGACCTGGAAGAAG TCCGCCAGCTCCTCAGGAGTGGAGTCAGCCCCGACCTGGCCAATGAGGATGGGCTGACAGCACTGCACCAG TGCTGCATTGATGATTTCCGAGAGATGGTGCAACAGctcctggaggctggggctgACGTCAATGCCCGTGACAGCGAGTGCTGGACCCCCCTGCATGCTGCAGCCACCTGTGGCCACCTGCACCTGGTGGAGCTTCTCATTGCCCG GGGTGCTGATCTCCTGGCAGTCAACACTGATGGGAACATGCCGTATGACCTGTGTGAGGATGAGCAGACACTGGACTGCCTGGAGACTGCCATGGCCAACAGGG GCATCACCCAGGACAGCATCGAGGAGGCCCGGGCAGTGCCAGAGCTGCTCATGCTGAATGACCTCCAGAGCCTTCTGCATGTTGGAGCTGACCTCAATGACCCGCTGGACCATGGAGCCACACTG CTGCACCTGGCCGCCGCCAGTGGGTTCAGTGAGGCAGCTACCCTGCTGCTAGAGCATGGAGCCAGCCTGAGCGCCAAGGACCTAGACGGCTGGGAGCCACTGCACGCTGCCGCCTACTGGGGACAG GTGCACCTGGTGGAGCTGCTTGTGGCAAACGGGGCCGACCTGAATGGGAAATCCCTGATGGATGAGACACCCCTTG atgtatgtggtgatgaggaggTACGGGCCAAGCTGCTGGAGCTGAAGCAGAAGCAGGATGCACTCTTGCGAGCTCAGGGCCGTCAGCGCTCCCTGCTGCGCCGCCGCACCTCCAGTGCAGGCAGCCGCGG GAAAGTGGTGAGGCGAGTGAGCCTGACCCAGCGCACTGACCTGTACCGCAAGGAGCATGCCCAGGAGGCCATCGTGTGGCAGCAGCCACCACCCCCAAGTCCAGAGCCGCTGGAGGAGGATGAGGACCACCAGACAGACGCAGAGCTCTGGCTGCCCCCCCCAGAG GAAGATGACCCTGAGGGGGCCAGGTCCCACAATGGCCGAGTAGGGGGCCCCCCAGGGCGGCACCTGTACTCCAAGCGGCTGGACCGGAGTGTGTCGTACCAGCTGAGCCCGGTGGCGAGTACCACCCCAGACACCCTTGTCCGGGACAAGGCCCACCACACCCTGGCCGAACTCAAACGCCAGCGAGCTGCTGCCAAGCTCCTGCGACCACAGCCTGAGGGGCCTGAGGGGCCTGAGGGGCCTGAGGGGCCTGAATCTGGCTTGTCTGCTGACCCTGTGTCCTCCCAGCCGGACTGCGGCTTCAGGGCAGGTGGGGACCCACCCCTGCTCAAGCTCACAGCCCCATCTGAGGAGGCCCCGATGGAGAAGAGGCCCTGCTGCTTGCTCATGTGA